The region AGGGGGGGGAGAGGACAGCCCACCGCCCGGCTCGAGGCGGGAAATAATCTTACGTCGCGCTTTGTTAAAGTGAGAAAACATGCAGCATTGTGCACTTTTTTGCACTATTCACCGATGCGTGCGGCTCAACTGAGTATAGTTTGTTGCAATCGCGCCCCGGATGGCCACCCCCGGCTTGCGCAATCGCGCGGCCCGAGCCTAACGCAGCCGCATGGACCAGCAAGCGCTCCCCGATTCCATCCTTATCGTCGATTTCGGCAGCCAGGTGACCCAGCTGATCGCGCGCCGCGTGCGCGAGGCGGGCGTCTATTCCGAGATCGCGCCTTTCACGCAGGCGGAAGAGGCGTTTCACCGCCTCAAGCCCAAGGGCATCATCCTTTCGGGTTCGCCCGCCGGGGTGCCCGACGAAGGATCCCCGCGCGCGCCCGACATGCTGTTCGACGCAGGCCTGCCCATCCTCGGCATCTGTTACGGCCAGCAGGTGATGACGCACCAGCTCGGCGGCGAAGTGCGCCCCGGGCACGAGACGGGCGAAGGCGGCGAGTTCGGCCGCGCCTTCCTTACCGTCACCAAGTCCTGCGCACTGTTCGACGGGCTGTGGCAGGAAGGCGAGCGGCACCAGGTGTGGATGAGCCATGGCGACAAGGTCACCCGCTTTGCCGAAGGATTCGAGATCGTCGCGGTCAGCGATGGCGCGCCCTTCGCGGTGATCGCCGACGAGGCGCGCCGGTTCTACGGCACGCAGTTCCACCCCGAAGTGGTCCACACGCCCGATGGCGCAAAGCTGATCGCCAATTTCGCGCACAAGGTCTGCGGGCTGGCGGGCGACTGGACCATGGCCGAATACCGCGCGACCAAGATCGCCGAGATCCGCGAACAGGTCGGCGACGGCAAGGTCATCTGCGGCCTGTCGGGCGGGGTCGACAGCTCGGTCGCCGCGATCCTGATCCACGAGGCGATCGGCGAACAGCTGACCTGCGTCTTCGTCGACCACGGCCTGCTGCGGCTGAACGAACGCGAACAGGTCGAGACCATGTTCCGCGATCATTACAACATCCCGCTGGTGGTTGTGGACGCCGAGGAGCGCTTCATGGCGGGGCTCGCGGGCCAGACCGACCCCGAAAAGAAGCGCAAGTTCATCGGCGCGGAATTCATCAACGTGTTCGAGGAAGAGGCGAACAAGCTCGGCGGCGCGGATTTCCTCGCGCAGGGCACGCTCTATCCCGACGTGATCGAATCGGTCTCCTTCACCGGCGGGCCGAGCGTCACGATCAAGAGCCACCACAATGTCGGCGGCTTGCCCGAACGCATGAACATGCAGCTGGTCGAACCCTTGCGCGAACTGTTCAAGGACGAGGTGCGCGAACTGGGGCGCGAACTGGGACTGCCCGACATGTTCGTCGGCCGTCACCCGTTCCCCGGCCCCGGCCTCGCCATCCGCATCCCCGGCGAAGTGAGCAAGGACCGCTGCGACATCCTGCGCAAGGCCGACGCGATCTATCTCGAGGAAATCCGCAATGCGGGTCTCTATGACGCGATCTGGCAGGCCTTCGCGGTGCTGCTGCCGGTCAAGACCGTCGGCGTGATGGGCGACCACCGCACCTACGACAGCGTGTGCGGGTTGCGCGCGGTCACCAGCACCGACGGGATGACGGCCGACGTCTATCCCTTCGACGCGAGCTTCCTCACCAACGTGGCGACCCGCATCGTCAACGAAGTGCAGGGCATCAACCGCGTGGTCTACGACTACACCAGCAAGCCGCCGGGCACGATCGAATGGGAGTGACCGGAGTTATCCGATGAACGGCACTTTACGCCTGATCGTCAAGGATTTCGGCTGGATCCACAACTCGCTCGGCCTGCTGGGCAACGTGCTGTTCTTCGTCGGCAGCATCCTCTTCCTGCCCGCATTCGAATCGCATCAGACGCTCGGCGTGTGGCTGTTCATCATGGGGTCGTTCCTGATGCTGGTCGGCGCGCTGGGCGAGCTGGGGGTGAAGATCGTCGACAGCCGGGAGTAGCCCGGCGCTGCACTGCAAAATGAACGGAACGCTCCGCTTCGCGCCCGCGTTGTGATCGGCAAATGGCCGCGTGTTTTTGCGCGGCGCATATCTATGCCGGAGCTTTCCATGACCAATACCCACGCACCGCTGCTCGACCCGCTCGACATGGCGGATATCACCACGCCCAACAGGGTGTGGATGGCCCCGCTCACCCGCAGCCGCTCGACCGCAGGAGACTGCGAGCAGACGCCGCTCCACGCGCTCTACTATGCGCAGCGCGCGGGCGCGGGCCTGATCGTTTCCGAGGCGACGCAGATCAGCCACGAAGGGCAGGGCTATGCCTGGACGCCGGGGATCTTCACCGACGATCAGGTCGAAAGCTGGAAGCTGGTGACCGACGCGGTGCATAATGCCGGCGGGCGGATTTTCTGCCAGCTCTGGCATGTCGGCGCGATCAGCCATCAGGTGTTCCAGCCCGAAGGCGGCGCGCCCGTCTCCGCCAGCGTGTGGACGCCCGAGGGCGGGGCCTTCGTCGGCGACAGGCTGAGCGAAGGTCCGACGGTGCCGTTTCCCGAGGCGCGCGCGCTCGAGCTCAGCGAGATCCCGCGCCTGCTCGACGATTATCGCCATGCGGCGCGCTGCGCGGCCCGCGCCGGGTTCGACGGTGTGGAGGTGCACGCGGCAAACGGATACCTGATCGACCAGTTCTTGCGCAGCAGCACCAACCGGCGCGATGACGAATATGGCGGCAGCCTCGAGAACCGGCTGCGCCTGCTGGACGAAGTGGTCGCCGCGGTGACCGAGGTACTGCCCGCAGGCCGCGTCGGCGTGCGCCTTTCTCCGATGGGCGGTCCGGGCGGTTCGTCCGATGCCAGGCCGGAAGAAACCTACCCCGAAGCCGCCGCCAAGCTCGCCGGGCGCGGCCTCGCCTACCTGCACGTCGTGCGGCCCAACGGGCATACCGGCAGCGGCGGATCGGACGAGGGCAACGCGATCGTGAAGGACATGCGCAAGCGGTTCGACGGCGTGTTCGTCGCCAATGGCGAATTCTCGACCGAGGAGGCCGCGCAATGGATCGCCGACGGCCATGCCGACGCGATCGCTTTCGGCCGGCTGTTCATCGCCAACCCCGATCTGCCCGCCCGCATCGCAGCGGGCGGCCCCTACGAAGAGGCGAACGAGGACACCTTCTACGGCGGCGGGGCCGAGGGGTATGTCGATTATCCCACGCTCGATCGCGTGTCCGACACCCTGCCGGTCCCTGCCTGAGCCTCCCGCCGATACCCGATTCCCCTCCCGACACCGGAGCCCGATATGAAAGCCGTCAAAGTTCGCAATCCCGCCAGCCTCGACAGTCTCGACGTGGTCGAGATGGATGAGCCCCGCGATCCCGCAGCAGGCGAGATCAAGGTGAAGCTGCACGCCTCCTCGCTCAACTTCCACGACTATGCCGTGGTGGCGGGGATGATCCCAACCGACGACGGGCGCATTCCCCTGTCGGACGGTGCGGGCGAGGTGATCGCCGTGGGCGACGGCGTGGAGGATTTCGCGGTCGGCGACCGCGTGATCTCCACCTTCTTCCCGCACTGGGTCGACGGCGATTCGCCGCTCGGCAGCTTCGAGGGAACGCCTGGCGACGGGATCGACGGATTCGCGCGCGAAATGGTGACCAAGCCGACCAGCGCCTTTACCCATGCCCCCGAAAGCCTCGATTTCGTCGAAGCGGCAACGCTGCCCTGCGCCGGGGTGACGGCGTGGCGCGCGCTGATGGAGGACGGCAAGATGCAGCCGGGCCAGACCGTGCTGATCGAAGGCACGGGCGGCGTATCGCTGTTCGCGCTGCTCTTCGCCAAGGCGGCGGGCGCGAAGGTGATCGCCACCTCCAGTTCGGACGAGAAGCTGGAGACGGTGCGCAAGCTGGGTGCCGATCACACGATCAACTACAAGTCGAACGAGAAGTGGGGCGAGGAA is a window of Alteriqipengyuania lutimaris DNA encoding:
- a CDS encoding alkene reductase translates to MTNTHAPLLDPLDMADITTPNRVWMAPLTRSRSTAGDCEQTPLHALYYAQRAGAGLIVSEATQISHEGQGYAWTPGIFTDDQVESWKLVTDAVHNAGGRIFCQLWHVGAISHQVFQPEGGAPVSASVWTPEGGAFVGDRLSEGPTVPFPEARALELSEIPRLLDDYRHAARCAARAGFDGVEVHAANGYLIDQFLRSSTNRRDDEYGGSLENRLRLLDEVVAAVTEVLPAGRVGVRLSPMGGPGGSSDARPEETYPEAAAKLAGRGLAYLHVVRPNGHTGSGGSDEGNAIVKDMRKRFDGVFVANGEFSTEEAAQWIADGHADAIAFGRLFIANPDLPARIAAGGPYEEANEDTFYGGGAEGYVDYPTLDRVSDTLPVPA
- a CDS encoding YrhK family protein encodes the protein MNGTLRLIVKDFGWIHNSLGLLGNVLFFVGSILFLPAFESHQTLGVWLFIMGSFLMLVGALGELGVKIVDSRE
- the guaA gene encoding glutamine-hydrolyzing GMP synthase, translated to MDQQALPDSILIVDFGSQVTQLIARRVREAGVYSEIAPFTQAEEAFHRLKPKGIILSGSPAGVPDEGSPRAPDMLFDAGLPILGICYGQQVMTHQLGGEVRPGHETGEGGEFGRAFLTVTKSCALFDGLWQEGERHQVWMSHGDKVTRFAEGFEIVAVSDGAPFAVIADEARRFYGTQFHPEVVHTPDGAKLIANFAHKVCGLAGDWTMAEYRATKIAEIREQVGDGKVICGLSGGVDSSVAAILIHEAIGEQLTCVFVDHGLLRLNEREQVETMFRDHYNIPLVVVDAEERFMAGLAGQTDPEKKRKFIGAEFINVFEEEANKLGGADFLAQGTLYPDVIESVSFTGGPSVTIKSHHNVGGLPERMNMQLVEPLRELFKDEVRELGRELGLPDMFVGRHPFPGPGLAIRIPGEVSKDRCDILRKADAIYLEEIRNAGLYDAIWQAFAVLLPVKTVGVMGDHRTYDSVCGLRAVTSTDGMTADVYPFDASFLTNVATRIVNEVQGINRVVYDYTSKPPGTIEWE
- a CDS encoding zinc-dependent alcohol dehydrogenase family protein; this translates as MKAVKVRNPASLDSLDVVEMDEPRDPAAGEIKVKLHASSLNFHDYAVVAGMIPTDDGRIPLSDGAGEVIAVGDGVEDFAVGDRVISTFFPHWVDGDSPLGSFEGTPGDGIDGFAREMVTKPTSAFTHAPESLDFVEAATLPCAGVTAWRALMEDGKMQPGQTVLIEGTGGVSLFALLFAKAAGAKVIATSSSDEKLETVRKLGADHTINYKSNEKWGEEAYDWSGGGVDHVVEVGGPGTLNQAISAIRAGGHIHLIGILTGMSGEVQTAALMRKMGRLQGLTVGSHAMQRRMIAAIDANGLKPQISDRFALGNLADAFRHEEDGGHLGKIAIEI